Proteins encoded in a region of the Carassius auratus strain Wakin chromosome 21, ASM336829v1, whole genome shotgun sequence genome:
- the LOC113038281 gene encoding wiskott-Aldrich syndrome protein family member 3 — translation MPLVKRTIEPKHLCRGALPDGVTNELECVTNSTLAAIIKQLGGLSRHAEDIFGELFNEANVFYMRMNSLQERVDLLAVKVTQLDSTVEEVSLQDINMRKAFKSSTIQDQQVVTRNSIPNPVMEMYQRCDKPPPLNILTPYRDDKKDGLKFYTDPSYFFNLWKEKMLQATENKRKEKRRQKQEQKHVEDPTREVKKVRKARNRRQEWNMMAYDKEFRPDTRLTPSPYHGMSSEGSLSPDRSGMSDEHSYPASPSHPQEAGAAGADGKDAGLTQTQSLDRAYRPPASSTAAAARQHSLGRLQAHHGPPAADSSLNGPRPTAAKEYSGHQILEHFVPPAPPPPPPLIPSSQTAFDSASGPHSLAPGTVVSLSHSYIPSPPSAAPSAYTASPSHAGMGGPPVAPPPPPPGPPTHAPSPSRVTHPSGESTLPRKGQVPLIPMSDARSDLLAAIRRGIQLRKVQEQREQEAKKEPVGNDVATILSRRIAVEYSESDEDSEPEDNEWSD, via the exons ATGCCTCTCGTGAAGAGGACCATCGAGCCCAAGCACCTGTGCCGGGGTGCTCTGCCCGACGGGGTGACCAACGAGCTGGAATGTGTCACAAACAGCACACTGGCGGCCATCATCAAACAGCTGGGAGGACTCA gTCGACATGCGGAGGACATCTTCGGGGAGCTGTTTAACGAGGCCAACGTCTTCTACATGCGCATGAACAGTTTGCAGGAGCGCGTCGACCTGCTGGCCGTGAAGGTCACACAACTGGACTCCACAGTGGAGGAGG TGTCCTTACAGGACATCAACATGCGGAAAGCGTTCAAGAGCTCCACTATTCAGGACCAGCAGGTGGTGACCCGAAACTCCATCCCGAACCCTGTCATGGAGATGTACCAGCGCTGTGACAAACCACCTCCTCTCAACATCCTCACGCCATACAG GGATGACAAAAAAGACGGGCTCAAATTCTATACCGATCCATCCTACTTTTTTAACCTTTGGAAGGAAAAGATGCTGCAAGCCACAGAAAACAAGAGGAAGGAGAAACGACgacagaag CAAGAGCAAAAGCACGTGGAGGATCCCACTCGCGAGGTAAAGAAAGTGCGTAAAGCTCGTAACCGGCGTCAGGAGTGGAACATGATGGCGTACGATAAGGAATTTCGTCCGGACACTCGCCTGACGCCGTCTCCTTACCATGGCATGTCTTCTGAGGGATCTCTGTCTCCGGACAG ATCTGGCATGTCAGATGAACACTCGTACCCAGCGAGTCCCAGTCACCCGCAGGAAGCAGGTGCAGCAGGAGCTGATGGGAAAGACGCAGGCCTCACACAGACTCAGTCCCTGGACCGAGCGTACCGGCCCCCGGCCTCCTCCACCGCCGCGGCAGCCAGACAGCACTCTTTAGGACGTCTTCAGGCCCACCACGGACCCCCAGCGGCAGACTCGTCCCTCAACGGACCCCGGCCAACAGCTGCCAAAGAATACAG CGGCCATCAGATCCTGGAGCATTTCGTGCCGCccgctcctcctccacctcctcccctCATCCCGTCCTCTCAGACAGCCTTTGACAGTGCGTCTGGACCTCATTCACTGGCTCCGGGGACAGTGGTGTCGCTCTCACACTCCTACATCCCGTCTCCTCCTTCAGCTGCTCCATCTGCCTACACCGCTTCCCCTTCACATGCTGGAATGGGCGGCCCGCCTGTGGCCCCGCCCCCTCCTCCACCAGGACCCCCCACCCACGCCCCGTCCCCGTCCCGAGTAACACACCCGTCTGGAGAGTCTACTCTTCCCAGGAAGGGCCAGGTGCCTCTCATCCCCATGAGCGACGCCCGGAGCGACCTGCTGGCCGCCATCCGCAGAG GTATCCAGCTTCGTAAGGTGCAAGAGCAGAGAGAGCAGGAGGCCAAGAAAGAGCCGGTGGGTAACGACGTGGCCACAATCCTGTCCCGACGCATCGCCGTGGAATACAGTGAATCAGATGAGGACTCTGAGCCGGAGGACAACGAGTGGTCTGATTGA
- the LOC113038283 gene encoding 5-hydroxytryptamine receptor 2A, with the protein MALLNVTLPWNVSLDLNHSDFKSNLTELEDTQPMEKNWPALFILAIIFFTVAGNILVIMAVSIESKLHNATNYFLCSLAVADMLVGFLVMPASLINILYNHIWPLPELLCPMWIFLDVLFSTASIMHLCAISLDRYIGIRNPIKYSRSNTLRKTMLKIISVWTVSIVLSLPIPVMGFQDKQKVFVNGSCTLNEPRFVLVGSSVAFFVPLVIMVVCYYLTLRDLQRHSTSFPQESKGQSKHSSVEISDTSLLNSKSSTIRSAPGPQGQGRRGMIQALNNERRASKVLGIVFFLFLVMWCPFFITNVLVAICQDNCSEHLYKLIHFFVWVGYISSGVNPLIYTLFNETYRQAFARYLRCKYH; encoded by the exons ATGGCCTTATTGAACGTTACTCTTCCCTGGAATGTCTCTTTGGACCTTAACCACAGCGATTTCAAATCCAACCTCACAGAATTAGAGGACACACAACCCATGGAGAAGAACTGGCCAGCCCTGTTCATTCTGGCcattatattttttactgttGCTGGGAATATACTGGTAATTATGGCCGTATCCATCGAGAGCAAACTGCATAATGCCACCAACTACTTTCTGTGCTCACTGGCCGTGGCAGACATGCTGGTGGGATTCCTAGTTATGCCTGCTTCACTAATTAATATTCTTTACA ATCACATCTGGCCTCTCCCTGAACTGCTGTGTCCCATGTGGATCTTCCTTGATGTGCTTTTCTCCACAGCCTCCATCATGCACCTGTGCGCCATCTCTCTGGACCGCTATATTGGGATCCGTAATCCAATCAAATACAGCCGCAGCAACACACTTCGCAAGACCATGTTAAAAATCATTTCTGTCTGGACTGTTTCTATAG TGTTGTCGCTGCCCATTCCAGTGATGGGCTTCCAGGACAAGCAGAAGGTGTTTGTAAACGGCTCCTGCACTCTGAACGAGCCTCGTTTCGTCCTCGTTGGCTCCTCCGTGGCCTTCTTCGTTCCTCTGGTCATCATGGTGGTCTGCTATTACCTCACGCTCCGTGATCTCCAGAGGCACAGCACTTCCTTCCCGCAAGAGAGCAAGGGCCAGTCCAAACATTCATCTGTTGAGATCAGTGACACGAGTCTGCTGAACAGTAAGTCCTCCACCATCAGGTCCGCACCAGGTCCACAAGGCCAAGGCAGACGAGGCATGATTCAAGCTTTGAACAATGAGCGTCGAGCCTCCAAAGTCTTGGGGAtcgtcttcttcctcttcctggtCATGTGGTGTCCGTTCTTCATCACCAATGTCCTGGTCGCCATCTGTCAGGACAACTGCAGCGAGCATCTCTATAAACTCATTCACTTTTTTGTCTGGGTGGGATATATCTCCTCCGGAGTGAATCCTCTGATCTACACCCTTTTCAACGAGACGTACCGACAAGCCTTCGCTCGCTATCTACGATGTAAATATCATTAA